The following DNA comes from Streptomyces globosus.
GCCCGGCGGCGCCGCCGGCGGCCCGGTCCCCCGCGGCGGCCCTCGCGCCCCGCCGCGGTCGTTCCATTGTCCGTGCCGTCCGCCGGTGCACCGCGTCCGTCAGATCTTGCTCTTCAGGACCGCGTCCATGACGGCCTTGGCGACCGGGGCGGCCAGGCCGCCGCCGCTGATGTCCTCGCGGTCGGCATTGCTGTCCTCGATGACGACGGCGACGGCGACCGGGGAGGTTCCGTCCGGGTTCTGGACGTAGGAGATGAACCAGGCGTAGGGGCGCTTCTTGTTGCCCTCGCCGTGCTGCGCGGTGCCGGTCTTGCCGCCGACCGTGACGCCCTTGATCTTCGCGGACTTTCCGGTGCCGTTCTCGACGACGTCGACCATCGTCTGCTGGATCTTCTGCGCGTTCGCGGCGGAGAGCGGGCGGCTCATCTCCTGCGGCTCGTGCTTCTCGACCACGTCGAGGTTGGGCGCGGTCAGCTGGTCGACCATGTACGGCTTCATCAGCTTGCCGTCGTTGGCGATGGCGGCGGTCACCATGGCCATCTGCAGCGGGGTGGCCGCGGTGTTGAACTGGCCGATGGAGCTCTGGGCGTTGCCGTCGCGGTTCATCGTCTTGTCGTAGACGCTCGCGAAGGCGCGGACCGGGGTGTCGATCTTGTCGTTGTTGAAGCCGAACTTCTCGGCCGTCTCGACCATGTTGTCGCGGCCGACCTTGTCGCCGAGGTTGGCGAAGACCGAGTTGCAGGAGACGCGCATCGCCGCGAGGAGGCTGGCCTTCTCGCAGCCCTGGGCGTGGTTGACCATCGGGGTCCGGGTGCCCGGCAGGATGTACGGCTCCGGGGTGTCCGTCGGCTCGTTGACGTCCTTCACGACGCCGTGCTCCAGCGCGGCGGCCGCGGTGACGACCTTGAACGTGGAGCCGGGCGGGTACGTCTCGCGCAGGGCGCGGTTGACGAGCTTCTTGTCCTCGCCGTCCTTCAGCTCGACCCAGGCCTTCTCGTCCGCCTTGGAGTTGCCCGCGAAGCTGCCGGGGTCGTACGACGGGGTGCTGACCAGGGCCAGGATCGCGCCGGTGCGCGGGTCGATGGCCGCGACCGCGCCCTTGTTGTTGCCGAGCGCCTTGAAGGCGGCTTCCTGCACGTCCGGCATGAGCGTGGTGACGACGTTGCCGCCGGCCTTCTTCTCGCCGGTGAACATGCCGATGGTGCGGTCGAAGAACAGCCGGTCGTCGTTGCCCGTGAGGATCTTGTCCTCCAGGGCCTCCAGCTGCGTGGACCCGAAGGCCTGCGAGGCGTAGCCGGTGACCGGCGCCCACAGCTCGCCGTTGACGTAGGTCCGCTTGTACTTGTAGTCGCTGCCGTCGGTGGCCGTCGAGCCGGTGATCGCCTGACCGCCCTTGACGATGATGTTGCCGCGCTGGATCGCGTACTGGGCGATCTGGACCCGGCGGTTCTCCTTGCGGGTGCTGAGCTCCTCGGCCTGCACGTACTGCAGCCAGTTCGTGCGCACGAGCAGGGCGAGGACCAGCAGTCCGCAGAAGATCGAGATGCGGCGCAGCGGCTTGTTCATGACGGGCGGACCACCTGGGTCATCTCGGAGTCGGGGGACGGCGCGGGGGCGGGCGCGGGGCGGCGCGCGGTGTCGCTGATCCGGATGAGGATGCCGATCAGGGCCCAGTTGGCGAGGACGGACGAACCGCCGGACGCGAGGAAGGGCATCGTCATACCGGTCAGCGGGATGAGTCCCATGACGCCGCCTGCGACCACGAAGATCTGGAGCGAG
Coding sequences within:
- a CDS encoding peptidoglycan D,D-transpeptidase FtsI family protein — translated: MNKPLRRISIFCGLLVLALLVRTNWLQYVQAEELSTRKENRRVQIAQYAIQRGNIIVKGGQAITGSTATDGSDYKYKRTYVNGELWAPVTGYASQAFGSTQLEALEDKILTGNDDRLFFDRTIGMFTGEKKAGGNVVTTLMPDVQEAAFKALGNNKGAVAAIDPRTGAILALVSTPSYDPGSFAGNSKADEKAWVELKDGEDKKLVNRALRETYPPGSTFKVVTAAAALEHGVVKDVNEPTDTPEPYILPGTRTPMVNHAQGCEKASLLAAMRVSCNSVFANLGDKVGRDNMVETAEKFGFNNDKIDTPVRAFASVYDKTMNRDGNAQSSIGQFNTAATPLQMAMVTAAIANDGKLMKPYMVDQLTAPNLDVVEKHEPQEMSRPLSAANAQKIQQTMVDVVENGTGKSAKIKGVTVGGKTGTAQHGEGNKKRPYAWFISYVQNPDGTSPVAVAVVIEDSNADREDISGGGLAAPVAKAVMDAVLKSKI